Within Winogradskyella helgolandensis, the genomic segment AACGCTTACCTTCATCGTAACAAGAACGCAATCCTATTGGATTTACATTTCCCCAATAACTTTCAGGTTGTGGATGTACGGATGGGTCCCCATAAACTTCGCTAGTAGATGCTTGTAATATTTTTGCACCCACACGCTTCGCTAACCCTAGCATATTGATAGCACCCATAACAGAAGTTTTTACTGTCTTTATAGGATTATGCTGATAATGAACAGGTGAGGCCGGACAAGCTAGGTTAAATATCTCATCCACTTCTACCATATAAGGATTAGTGATATCATGTCTAACTAGTTCAAAATAATGATGATCCATTAAATGTTCAATGTTTCGTTTAGAGCCAGTAAAGTAATTATCTAAACAAATAATTTCATTGCCCTCGTTTAATAGACGTTCACATAAGTGCGAGCCGACAAAGCCCGCTCCACCTGTCACCAAAATTCTTTTCATAAATTAGTATTTTTATGAGTCAAAAATAAGATATATTTTTATTTAACAGCACTTAATACCCCGTAAACTTAAAATTAAGCATCTGTTTTAAACACCTATATAATTCCGGAAATTGAGATTTAAATTCTAATGGTGTTTCTATAAAATTTTCTAACAATACAGCGAAAAACTCATAGTGATTGGTATAAGCATACTCCCTAAAGTATTTTGATGCAATTAAATCTTGTCGTACAGATTCATTTTCCTGTAAATACGCGGTTAAGTTTTTAAAACCTCGGTTAAAAATTAAACTACTCAAATCATTTTTACGAGACGCATTTAAATGTATGGCATGACCAAATTCGTGAATGCCTAAATTAAGGTTATCATCCCCTATTTCATATCCTTGTAAAAAATGTTCCCAAGAAAATACAATAGTCTTTAGCCGTGGGTTTACCTCACCTTTATGATACATGTTATTTATTTGAGAATAATAAGCATTGGGGTAAATGATAACCGTTTCTACAATATCTAACTGATAAGTTTTAAATCCAAAACATAGCATAGTTGCAGTAGCTGCAATCATAACTTTCATCTGCTCGGTCACTTCGAGATTCTCTCTCCCTATAAATTCATTTGTATCAATAAATTCAGAAACCCTATGTTCAAATTGACGTTGATGCTTATAGGGCAGTCTTCGGAAAAAAGTATGCCCATTTTTTAAAATTTCTCTTTGTCTCGGAGATAAATTGTTAAGCTTAAATAAACGATATATAAACAATGGTTTGTTAAATATTGAAGCGTAATAAAATTGAAAAATCTTTATTAGCCGATATATTATAAAAAATACTATTATAACAATGCCAATAGGAATTACATAATTTGAAATTAACTCCATTTCAAAGATTTCTTGTTCTGTTTTTGATACAATTAAT encodes:
- a CDS encoding zinc-dependent peptidase, with the protein product MFLLIVSKTEQEIFEMELISNYVIPIGIVIIVFFIIYRLIKIFQFYYASIFNKPLFIYRLFKLNNLSPRQREILKNGHTFFRRLPYKHQRQFEHRVSEFIDTNEFIGRENLEVTEQMKVMIAATATMLCFGFKTYQLDIVETVIIYPNAYYSQINNMYHKGEVNPRLKTIVFSWEHFLQGYEIGDDNLNLGIHEFGHAIHLNASRKNDLSSLIFNRGFKNLTAYLQENESVRQDLIASKYFREYAYTNHYEFFAVLLENFIETPLEFKSQFPELYRCLKQMLNFKFTGY